One genomic segment of Paenibacillus sp. FSL H8-0332 includes these proteins:
- a CDS encoding ABC transporter permease, with the protein MIKPMMAQCKAELLRIIRNPYYVFWSLLMPIMFYFIFTRVVNTGADDTKQWQAHYLMSMAAFSVMGSAIMTLGIRLVQEQTQGWNTFIRITPLPSSVYFFGKMFGQSVMHLFSILCIFAAGYLINGVSLTASEWLLSGLWLLAGSLPFLALGTIIGSMKRVDTASGVSNVLYMGLAVAGGMWMPLDIMPKLMQKIGNWLPSYNYGAGAWAIVAGGSPSWKAVLLLLGYLAVFMLLSVYIRRKQEAV; encoded by the coding sequence ATGATAAAACCTATGATGGCCCAGTGCAAGGCAGAGCTGCTGCGGATTATCCGCAATCCCTATTATGTATTCTGGTCGCTGCTCATGCCGATTATGTTCTACTTCATCTTCACGCGGGTGGTGAATACGGGGGCGGACGATACGAAGCAGTGGCAGGCGCATTATCTGATGTCGATGGCGGCCTTCAGCGTGATGGGCTCGGCGATTATGACCCTCGGCATCCGGCTGGTGCAGGAGCAGACGCAGGGCTGGAATACGTTTATCCGCATTACTCCGCTGCCGTCCTCAGTATATTTTTTCGGCAAAATGTTCGGTCAGAGCGTCATGCATCTGTTCTCGATTCTGTGTATTTTCGCAGCCGGGTATCTGATTAACGGGGTATCGCTAACTGCCTCGGAGTGGCTGCTTAGCGGACTGTGGCTGCTTGCTGGCTCTCTGCCTTTTCTGGCGCTGGGTACGATTATCGGGTCCATGAAGCGGGTGGATACGGCGAGCGGAGTGAGCAATGTGCTCTATATGGGGCTGGCGGTGGCCGGGGGCATGTGGATGCCTCTCGACATTATGCCTAAGCTGATGCAGAAGATCGGGAACTGGCTGCCGTCCTACAATTATGGAGCTGGGGCCTGGGCGATTGTAGCGGGAGGTTCCCCGTCGTGGAAGGCCGTGCTGCTGCTGCTCGGTTACCTGGCTGTATTTATGTTATTATCGGTCTATATAAGGCGAAAACAGGAAGCGGTGTAA
- a CDS encoding response regulator transcription factor encodes MIRIIIAEDQRLLRGAMASLLDLEDDIEVAGEAGDGAEALALIERVQPDVCLMDIEMPLMSGLEVAEILKSRGCATKIIILTTFARPGYFERGVKAGIQGYLLKDEPVDKLADAIRRVMAGGREVSPELVFGSLREENPLSDREREILKLAAAGRSAGEIAAALHLSYGTVRNYISEILSKLAVKTRIEAVRLAEEKGWM; translated from the coding sequence ATGATCAGGATCATAATTGCCGAGGATCAGCGGCTGCTGCGCGGCGCAATGGCATCGCTGCTTGATCTGGAGGATGATATTGAGGTGGCGGGCGAAGCCGGGGATGGGGCGGAGGCGCTGGCCCTGATCGAACGTGTCCAGCCGGATGTATGCCTGATGGATATTGAAATGCCGCTGATGAGCGGCCTGGAGGTGGCGGAGATACTGAAATCGCGGGGCTGCGCCACCAAGATTATTATCCTGACCACCTTCGCCCGTCCCGGCTATTTCGAGCGCGGGGTGAAGGCCGGAATTCAGGGGTATCTGCTGAAGGATGAGCCGGTGGATAAGCTGGCGGATGCCATCCGCCGCGTGATGGCCGGAGGCCGCGAGGTCTCACCCGAGCTGGTCTTCGGCAGCCTGCGCGAAGAGAACCCGCTCTCGGACCGGGAGCGGGAGATTCTGAAGCTGGCCGCCGCGGGCCGGAGCGCCGGAGAGATCGCCGCGGCGCTCCACCTCTCCTACGGCACCGTCCGCAACTACATCTCGGAGATCCTCAGCAAGCTTGCGGTCAAGACCCGGATCGAAGCCGTGCGGCTGGCGGAGGAGAAGGGCTGGATGTAA
- a CDS encoding ABC transporter permease — translation MRSTWKLVWPPFVAVLFFVGIWQLSVMLFDIPAYQLPSPTDIARESKNNASGIWEHTAATLRLTLIGFPVGTGIGLFTALLLHLLPWLKRAFYPLLILSQNVPSLALAPLLIIWFGFGLLPKIILITLVCFFPVAVAAMGGLAQSDRVMMNYMKMAGAGKWQIFTKLELPGSLPSLFSGLKISATYAVMGAVVAEWIGADKGIGYYLLLQKASYRADRMFVAIAIIVLLSLVLFALIALLERWLVRWKPRKEA, via the coding sequence GTGAGAAGCACCTGGAAGCTAGTGTGGCCGCCCTTTGTGGCGGTCCTCTTTTTTGTCGGGATATGGCAGCTATCGGTCATGCTGTTCGACATCCCGGCCTACCAGTTGCCGAGTCCCACGGATATCGCGCGTGAGTCGAAGAACAACGCCTCCGGGATCTGGGAGCACACCGCTGCTACGCTGCGGCTGACCCTGATCGGCTTCCCGGTCGGCACGGGCATCGGCCTCTTCACCGCCCTGCTGCTGCATCTGCTGCCCTGGCTCAAGAGAGCGTTCTATCCGCTGCTGATCCTCAGCCAGAATGTGCCCTCCCTTGCGCTGGCCCCGCTGCTGATTATCTGGTTCGGCTTCGGCCTGCTGCCCAAAATCATCCTGATCACCCTCGTCTGCTTCTTCCCCGTAGCTGTTGCAGCCATGGGCGGGCTGGCCCAAAGCGACCGGGTGATGATGAATTATATGAAGATGGCCGGTGCGGGCAAGTGGCAGATCTTCACCAAGCTGGAGCTTCCCGGCTCGCTTCCCTCTCTGTTCTCGGGCCTCAAAATCTCCGCCACCTATGCCGTTATGGGCGCGGTGGTGGCCGAATGGATCGGCGCTGACAAGGGCATCGGCTACTATTTGCTGCTGCAAAAGGCCTCTTACCGTGCGGACCGGATGTTCGTAGCCATCGCCATTATCGTGCTGCTAAGTCTCGTATTATTCGCACTCATTGCCCTGCTGGAGAGATGGCTGGTGCGCTGGAAGCCGCGCAAGGAAGCTTAA
- a CDS encoding response regulator transcription factor encodes MSVTLLYVEDDREIGSVVAADLREREYAVRWLESGDGALEAAEGCQLAILDVMLPGLDGFTVGQRLKRAYPELPVLMLSARTSIDDKLQGLDFADDYLTKPFHPDELAARIEVLLRRSGAAAPAQLTLKHLVVRPGSSVVTEAATGREIMLTGKQFQIFSYLLRHLGQILTKEQIYEAVWGESYIDGDKTLMVHIRYLREKLELDPAAPEIIETVRGIGYRVRG; translated from the coding sequence GTGAGTGTAACCCTATTGTACGTAGAAGATGACCGGGAGATCGGCAGTGTCGTAGCGGCAGATCTGCGGGAACGGGAATATGCTGTGCGCTGGCTGGAGAGCGGGGACGGAGCGCTTGAAGCCGCAGAGGGCTGCCAGCTGGCGATTCTGGATGTGATGCTGCCGGGGCTGGACGGCTTCACCGTCGGCCAGCGGCTGAAGCGGGCTTATCCGGAGCTGCCGGTTCTGATGCTCTCGGCGCGCACCTCCATTGACGATAAGCTTCAGGGGCTGGACTTCGCCGATGATTATCTGACCAAGCCGTTTCATCCCGATGAGCTGGCGGCGAGAATCGAGGTTCTGCTGAGAAGAAGCGGCGCTGCTGCGCCCGCTCAGTTGACCCTTAAGCATCTGGTTGTCAGACCGGGGAGCAGTGTGGTCACGGAAGCTGCGACCGGACGGGAGATTATGCTTACCGGCAAGCAGTTTCAGATCTTCTCTTATCTGCTGCGGCATTTGGGCCAGATTCTGACCAAGGAGCAGATCTATGAAGCGGTCTGGGGGGAGAGCTATATCGACGGCGACAAGACGCTGATGGTACATATCCGTTATCTGCGCGAGAAGCTGGAGCTTGATCCGGCCGCGCCGGAGATTATTGAGACCGTGAGGGGAATCGGCTACCGGGTGAGAGGGTGA
- a CDS encoding EAL domain-containing protein, whose product MNCVDCADIDPIEDQGELKLRPCSDPLAAAIRNAGYEAFQTSKTCIIPYHRKEELLKLIEMLVAAKDIADSLSVCVKSKGAPAAPDRWLTFDQLKVRFANENLVSIIMSHDFCSHMQPIVNFSEEIVGFEFLLRPLPQGSYFQPYELFEIARRTGFHSFLDRAARISAIETGSKLLPKGIKRFINFLPSSIYNPKYCLTHTFEAIRRLDQNPEDYVFEVVETEQISDVAHLRAIFAEYRQQGMRVALDDVGAGYSTLELMSSLQPDYVKVDRSLISFCDRDEEKQRMLREIISRAGQFGASLLAEGIERREEFLVCRDLGMDLGQGYLFGLPEDKPPGRFGITA is encoded by the coding sequence ATGAACTGTGTTGACTGTGCTGACATCGACCCGATAGAGGATCAAGGGGAGCTGAAGCTCCGCCCCTGTTCTGATCCGCTGGCTGCTGCCATCCGAAATGCCGGTTATGAAGCATTTCAGACAAGCAAGACCTGTATCATTCCATATCATCGTAAGGAAGAGCTATTGAAGCTTATAGAAATGCTGGTGGCGGCTAAGGACATAGCGGACTCCTTATCCGTATGCGTTAAGAGCAAAGGCGCCCCTGCGGCTCCGGACCGGTGGCTGACCTTCGATCAGCTGAAGGTCCGTTTCGCTAATGAGAATCTGGTGTCCATCATTATGAGCCATGATTTCTGCAGCCACATGCAACCGATTGTGAATTTCAGCGAGGAGATTGTCGGCTTTGAATTTCTGCTGCGCCCGCTGCCCCAGGGCAGTTATTTTCAGCCCTATGAGCTGTTTGAAATTGCCCGCCGTACAGGGTTTCATTCCTTCCTTGACCGGGCCGCCCGGATCTCGGCGATAGAGACCGGCAGTAAGCTGCTGCCCAAGGGCATTAAGCGGTTCATTAACTTCCTGCCCTCTTCTATTTATAATCCCAAGTATTGTCTTACTCATACCTTCGAGGCGATCCGGAGGCTGGACCAGAACCCGGAGGATTATGTATTTGAAGTAGTGGAGACGGAGCAGATCAGCGATGTTGCACATCTGCGCGCCATTTTCGCCGAATACCGACAGCAGGGGATGCGGGTTGCGCTGGATGATGTCGGCGCGGGCTACTCGACGCTAGAGCTGATGTCCAGCCTCCAGCCCGATTATGTCAAGGTTGACCGTAGTCTGATCAGCTTCTGTGACCGGGATGAGGAGAAGCAGCGGATGCTAAGGGAGATTATCTCCAGGGCAGGACAATTCGGTGCAAGCCTGCTGGCCGAAGGCATTGAACGCCGTGAGGAATTCCTGGTCTGCCGTGATCTGGGCATGGATCTGGGACAAGGCTATCTGTTCGGGCTGCCGGAGGATAAGCCGCCGGGGCGATTCGGAATTACGGCCTGA
- a CDS encoding pyridoxamine 5'-phosphate oxidase family protein, whose amino-acid sequence MDNKELEKTIIQVLDDNRFGSFGTIEAGNKPKVRYMAIFHDGLSIYLATNRKTHKVEELQDNPNASLLLGYEQGGGKDVLEIEATVAVTKDDSLRSKVWNESLEKWFKGPDDPDYVILELSPSRIEYMGKNGEHGVWQS is encoded by the coding sequence ATGGATAACAAAGAGCTGGAGAAAACAATCATACAGGTGCTGGACGACAACAGGTTCGGTTCCTTCGGCACGATTGAGGCCGGTAATAAGCCTAAGGTGCGTTACATGGCGATATTTCATGACGGACTGTCCATCTATCTGGCAACTAACCGCAAGACTCATAAGGTAGAAGAGCTTCAGGATAATCCGAATGCTAGTCTCTTGCTGGGCTATGAACAGGGCGGTGGCAAGGATGTACTGGAGATTGAAGCTACGGTTGCTGTGACGAAGGATGATAGCTTGCGCTCTAAGGTATGGAATGAGTCCCTGGAGAAATGGTTCAAGGGACCGGATGATCCCGATTATGTCATTCTTGAGCTGTCTCCGTCACGGATTGAATATATGGGCAAGAACGGTGAGCATGGGGTGTGGCAGTCTTAA
- a CDS encoding sensor histidine kinase: MVARQQFRVFPERFGFFPYIWLIYLVFPVMNFAGYSGYKLMAGYALLLLFLVTYRQLYWAEDRMYTAWLGLQLLIIVVLTVVYSPYNMYMGFFSSNFVGWYTDMRRFRRALAAFTAVLAGLGLFYLPQVYGPDILFMLPFALMMLITPFGIRSINRRRVLEKELDQANEQIKEMIKREERMRIARDLHDTMGHTLSLITLKSQLIEKLVVKNPERAQAEAREIQRTSRAALRQVRELVSEMRAVSVAEELAEATEMLRSAEIALEVEGDAALPGVSDLTQSILSLCIKEGITNIVKHSRADQCRISIVMTPGEVQITLEDNGIGVEAGGSQGTERRDGNGMKGMGERLALIDGSLTLAPGPGGGTRLTVVIPRVVNGKDGETA; encoded by the coding sequence ATGGTGGCGCGTCAGCAGTTCCGGGTCTTTCCGGAAAGGTTCGGTTTCTTCCCCTATATCTGGCTGATCTATCTGGTGTTCCCGGTGATGAATTTCGCTGGCTACAGCGGCTATAAGCTGATGGCGGGTTATGCGCTGCTCTTGCTGTTCCTGGTGACGTACCGCCAGCTCTATTGGGCGGAAGATAGAATGTATACGGCCTGGTTGGGACTGCAGCTGCTGATTATTGTCGTGCTAACCGTAGTCTATAGCCCCTACAATATGTATATGGGCTTCTTCTCCAGTAACTTTGTAGGCTGGTATACCGATATGCGCCGGTTCAGACGGGCTCTGGCGGCGTTTACCGCCGTGCTGGCCGGACTGGGCCTGTTCTATCTGCCGCAGGTGTATGGCCCGGATATCCTGTTCATGCTGCCATTTGCGCTAATGATGCTGATCACGCCCTTCGGCATCCGCTCCATTAACCGGCGGCGGGTGCTGGAGAAGGAGCTGGACCAGGCCAACGAGCAGATCAAGGAAATGATCAAGCGCGAGGAACGGATGCGCATCGCCCGCGATTTGCATGACACGATGGGACACACACTGTCGCTTATTACGCTTAAGAGCCAGCTGATCGAGAAGCTGGTCGTCAAGAATCCTGAGCGGGCGCAGGCGGAAGCGCGAGAGATCCAGCGGACCTCACGGGCTGCGCTGCGCCAAGTACGGGAGCTGGTCTCGGAGATGCGCGCGGTCTCAGTCGCCGAAGAGCTGGCCGAGGCGACGGAGATGCTGCGCAGCGCGGAGATCGCGCTTGAGGTAGAGGGAGATGCAGCACTGCCGGGCGTATCCGATCTGACGCAGAGTATTCTCAGCCTCTGTATCAAGGAGGGAATCACCAATATCGTCAAGCATAGCCGTGCGGACCAGTGCCGGATTAGCATCGTAATGACACCCGGCGAGGTACAGATTACGCTGGAGGATAACGGCATAGGGGTAGAAGCCGGCGGTTCGCAAGGGACGGAGCGCCGGGACGGCAACGGCATGAAGGGGATGGGCGAGCGGCTGGCCCTGATTGACGGCTCGCTGACGCTTGCTCCGGGACCCGGCGGGGGAACCCGGCTGACGGTGGTAATACCACGGGTAGTTAATGGAAAGGATGGGGAAACGGCATGA
- a CDS encoding MFS transporter — translation MKKLIWIGCLSYFVIGLAHVVLGSILPVLLQHYDRSYSAGGELIFSQFAGFLAGVLVSPLLNRRFGKRGGILIATGLLFCAEIAYAFLPPWGWMYVIAVAAGFGFGMIEAVIGTIIIAAVTEGTAVAMSRLEVLFGVGALIMPLAASPLIAAGQWRLAFLIVAACSLLSLLFWAKSRFGPLDSALNERPARPDRAAAAEAGTTRRSSLPYKGKQWVVLGLFILFFFLYVGTEMSLVNFMPAIFIAKLGMSEAAAALTVTFFWLAMSAGRLFAGVIAEKISYRIYVLISCFAALLLLVIFPFAGHRLAAFAIILLLGLFMSGIFSIALVFSSKLLPGAEESTPSIMIASGGIGGAVLPLLTGWSMDHMQIAQTSGLLATFAALLFLLSVTAWRIG, via the coding sequence TTGAAAAAACTAATCTGGATCGGCTGTCTCTCCTATTTCGTAATCGGCCTCGCCCATGTCGTCCTGGGCTCCATTCTGCCAGTGCTGCTCCAGCATTATGACCGCAGCTACAGTGCAGGGGGCGAGCTGATCTTCAGCCAGTTCGCGGGCTTCCTGGCCGGCGTACTGGTCTCGCCGCTGCTGAACCGGCGGTTCGGCAAGCGCGGCGGCATTCTGATTGCCACCGGCCTGCTGTTCTGCGCCGAAATTGCCTACGCCTTCCTCCCGCCCTGGGGCTGGATGTACGTAATTGCCGTAGCCGCAGGGTTCGGCTTCGGGATGATCGAAGCCGTCATCGGCACGATTATTATAGCCGCAGTCACCGAAGGAACGGCGGTTGCCATGAGCAGGCTGGAGGTGCTGTTCGGTGTCGGGGCGCTGATCATGCCGCTGGCGGCCAGTCCGCTGATTGCCGCAGGACAGTGGAGGCTGGCCTTCCTGATCGTTGCCGCCTGCTCCCTTCTCTCGCTGCTCTTCTGGGCGAAGAGCAGATTCGGCCCGCTGGACAGCGCGCTGAATGAGCGGCCTGCCCGCCCTGACCGCGCGGCGGCAGCGGAAGCGGGAACCACCAGACGGTCGTCCTTGCCCTACAAGGGCAAGCAATGGGTCGTGCTTGGCTTGTTCATTCTGTTCTTCTTTCTCTATGTAGGCACCGAGATGAGCCTGGTGAACTTCATGCCGGCGATCTTCATCGCGAAGCTGGGCATGAGCGAGGCCGCGGCTGCGCTCACGGTGACCTTCTTCTGGCTGGCCATGTCGGCAGGCAGACTGTTCGCCGGTGTCATCGCCGAGAAGATTTCCTACCGCATCTATGTGCTCATCAGCTGCTTTGCCGCTTTGCTGCTGCTCGTTATTTTCCCGTTCGCCGGTCACCGGCTTGCCGCATTTGCGATCATCCTGCTGCTTGGCCTGTTCATGTCCGGCATCTTCTCGATCGCGCTGGTCTTCTCCAGCAAGCTGCTGCCCGGCGCGGAAGAATCGACGCCCAGCATTATGATCGCCTCCGGCGGAATTGGCGGCGCGGTGCTGCCGCTGCTGACCGGCTGGTCCATGGATCATATGCAGATTGCCCAGACGTCGGGGCTATTGGCCACTTTTGCCGCCCTTTTATTCCTCCTAAGTGTGACCGCCTGGAGAATCGGGTAA
- a CDS encoding TetR family transcriptional regulator, with translation MTTEKPGLRERKKEETRRTLSDVACSLAMERGASQVRVEDIAAAANVSMRTFNNYFASKEAAMVGNAYQRSERVATTLAGRPADEPLQDSIRSAVLEGFAETTDRQWYARIVLLRDDPALFGATRKVEIEIERELAKVIAERTHKDLKLDLYPTLLASLLMAAIRAAVFHWVSAPPGGETLNDMLEQAIGRLRFE, from the coding sequence ATGACGACTGAGAAACCGGGCTTGAGAGAACGTAAGAAGGAAGAAACCAGGCGGACGCTGAGTGATGTAGCATGTAGTCTAGCCATGGAGAGAGGAGCCAGTCAGGTCCGGGTGGAGGATATTGCCGCAGCCGCGAATGTCTCCATGCGGACGTTCAATAACTATTTTGCGTCCAAAGAGGCTGCGATGGTCGGCAATGCGTATCAGCGTTCCGAGCGGGTTGCTACTACCCTTGCCGGCCGCCCTGCTGATGAACCGCTTCAGGACTCAATCCGCTCCGCTGTACTTGAAGGATTCGCTGAGACTACAGACCGGCAGTGGTATGCGCGCATCGTCCTTCTCCGCGATGATCCGGCATTGTTCGGCGCGACGCGCAAGGTGGAGATCGAGATTGAGCGGGAGCTCGCCAAGGTGATCGCGGAACGTACACATAAGGATTTGAAGCTTGATCTCTATCCCACCTTATTGGCCTCGCTGCTCATGGCGGCGATACGCGCAGCGGTTTTCCATTGGGTAAGCGCCCCTCCCGGAGGGGAGACGCTGAACGACATGCTGGAACAGGCGATTGGGCGATTGAGGTTTGAGTAA
- a CDS encoding ABC transporter ATP-binding protein: MELDKADGDGRPKVRNTPPALEVSGISKSFTHRRRETQVLNQVSLTVEPQEFVSIVGPSGCGKSTLFHIIGGLTLPDTGTVRMNGIPVTGQRGKISYMPQQPALFPWRSTLDNVLLGGELQGAPQREAREAARHWLAKIGLGGFERAYPHMLSGGMQQRAAFLRAMLAPQELMLLDEPFSALDALTREQMQRWLLELWEENRRSVLFITHNIEEALLLSTRIYVFSGRPGSVLHTVEVPFPRPRREEIADSPEFLRMRRQLSEWMREEQAKSQS, from the coding sequence ATTGAACTGGATAAGGCGGACGGAGACGGACGCCCTAAGGTAAGGAATACACCGCCTGCACTGGAAGTCAGCGGCATCTCCAAGTCATTCACGCACCGCCGCCGGGAGACGCAGGTGCTGAATCAGGTGTCCCTGACCGTGGAGCCGCAGGAATTCGTCTCCATTGTCGGCCCGTCCGGCTGCGGCAAAAGCACGCTGTTCCATATTATCGGCGGCCTTACGCTGCCCGATACTGGAACCGTACGCATGAACGGCATCCCGGTGACCGGGCAGCGCGGTAAGATCAGCTATATGCCGCAGCAGCCCGCGCTGTTTCCGTGGCGCAGCACACTGGACAACGTCCTGCTTGGCGGCGAGCTGCAAGGCGCCCCGCAGCGGGAGGCCCGCGAGGCTGCGCGCCACTGGCTGGCGAAGATCGGCCTCGGCGGCTTCGAGCGGGCCTACCCGCACATGCTGTCCGGCGGCATGCAGCAGCGGGCCGCCTTCCTGCGGGCCATGCTCGCGCCGCAGGAGCTGATGCTGCTCGATGAGCCGTTCAGCGCGCTCGATGCGCTGACGCGCGAGCAGATGCAGCGCTGGCTGCTGGAGCTGTGGGAGGAGAACCGCCGTTCCGTGCTGTTCATCACGCACAACATCGAGGAGGCGCTGCTGCTCTCCACCCGCATCTACGTCTTCTCGGGACGTCCCGGCTCCGTCCTCCACACCGTGGAGGTCCCCTTCCCGCGTCCGCGCCGCGAAGAGATCGCCGATTCGCCGGAGTTCCTCCGGATGCGGCGCCAGCTCTCAGAGTGGATGCGCGAGGAGCAGGCGAAGAGCCAGAGCTAA
- a CDS encoding ABC transporter ATP-binding protein yields MEHVIEMKNVSRSFQEKQAVKQVSFSISRGSITAVLGPNGAGKTTTLAMLLGLLEPSEGSVKVFGLKPADVRVKQRTGAMLQEVSVMDRLKVREILALIRSYYPKPMEMETLLQATGLGAGDLNRYAEKLSGGQKRSLSFALALAGNPDLLFFDEPTVGLDTMARRHFWERVRGLADQGKTILFSTHYLQEAEDIADRILLFNRGVLAADGSPDEIKARLVKKSLSFLALGDPALLRNQLLELPAVEGCYEKDGRLHVTTGNTDEALRAIFVNGLAVQDVRIDQGKLDEAFEQLTLNPEEAAV; encoded by the coding sequence ATGGAACATGTCATTGAAATGAAGAATGTCAGCCGCAGCTTCCAGGAGAAGCAAGCGGTGAAGCAGGTGAGCTTCAGCATTAGCCGCGGCTCGATCACAGCGGTGCTTGGCCCTAACGGAGCCGGCAAAACCACCACACTGGCGATGCTTCTTGGCTTGCTTGAGCCCTCGGAGGGCAGCGTGAAGGTGTTCGGTCTTAAGCCGGCAGACGTCAGGGTGAAGCAGCGGACCGGAGCCATGCTCCAGGAGGTCAGTGTCATGGACCGGCTGAAGGTCCGGGAGATTCTGGCCCTGATCCGCAGCTATTATCCCAAGCCTATGGAGATGGAGACGCTGCTTCAGGCCACGGGCCTTGGAGCGGGAGATTTGAACCGCTATGCGGAGAAGCTCTCCGGCGGGCAAAAACGCAGTCTCAGCTTCGCGCTGGCGTTGGCGGGTAACCCGGATTTGCTGTTTTTTGACGAACCGACGGTGGGGCTGGATACGATGGCCCGGCGGCATTTCTGGGAGAGGGTGCGGGGACTGGCCGATCAGGGCAAGACGATTCTGTTCAGCACCCATTATCTTCAGGAGGCTGAGGATATCGCGGACCGGATTCTGCTGTTCAACCGGGGAGTGCTGGCGGCGGACGGAAGCCCGGATGAGATTAAGGCGAGACTGGTCAAAAAGTCGCTGTCCTTCCTGGCGCTCGGCGACCCGGCGCTGCTGCGCAATCAATTGCTGGAGCTGCCAGCAGTGGAAGGCTGCTACGAGAAGGATGGACGGCTGCATGTGACGACAGGGAATACGGATGAGGCGCTGCGGGCTATTTTCGTGAACGGGCTGGCCGTGCAGGATGTACGGATTGACCAGGGGAAGCTGGATGAAGCGTTCGAGCAATTGACCCTGAATCCAGAGGAGGCGGCAGTATGA
- a CDS encoding MTH1187 family thiamine-binding protein, whose translation MANTLLSIQVIPKTPNNEDSIPYVDKAIEVIQKSGVKHQVNPLETTMEGELSELLDIVRDMHEALIASGSPSVISQIKIAHNPGGISMDKLTEKYRP comes from the coding sequence ATGGCTAACACACTGCTTAGCATTCAGGTAATTCCCAAGACACCGAACAACGAGGATTCCATCCCTTACGTGGACAAGGCTATAGAGGTCATTCAGAAATCAGGCGTGAAGCATCAGGTGAATCCGCTGGAGACCACGATGGAAGGCGAACTGTCCGAGCTGCTGGATATCGTGCGTGACATGCATGAGGCGCTGATCGCTTCCGGCAGTCCGAGTGTGATCTCACAGATCAAGATCGCCCATAATCCGGGCGGCATCAGCATGGATAAGCTGACGGAGAAATACCGGCCGTGA
- a CDS encoding ABC transporter substrate-binding protein, producing the protein MGVKKTVTLLLSSMLLLTVAGCGGGNNSGNAGASAPAAGNSTAAPDASAAAPTDAPKALTPVKIALDWTPNTNHTGLYAAKELGYYAEEGLDVQIVQPGAAGSDTMVTSGEAQFGISAQEALTLARLQDVPLVSIAAIIQHNTSGFAAPKDRNIKTPKDFEGKTYGGWGSPAEQAAMKAIMDPEGGDVSKVKLVNIGEADFFTAVKRDIDFAWIFYAWTGVEAELRGEPLDMLYLKDYAPQLDYYTPVLTTSEKEIAEHPEVVKAFLKATSKGYQYAIDHPEEAATVLSDAVPDLDPKLVLASQKWLSPKYKEDAPRWGEQKLEIWKNYADWMYGLKLLDKPLDAESTFTNEFLPES; encoded by the coding sequence ATGGGAGTCAAAAAAACAGTCACACTACTGCTCAGCTCCATGCTGCTGCTCACCGTAGCGGGATGTGGCGGCGGGAACAACAGCGGCAATGCAGGAGCCAGCGCACCTGCTGCCGGGAACAGCACGGCTGCGCCTGATGCATCCGCAGCCGCACCCACGGATGCACCTAAGGCGCTGACGCCGGTCAAGATTGCCCTGGACTGGACGCCGAACACGAATCATACCGGCCTGTATGCAGCTAAGGAGCTTGGCTATTACGCGGAGGAAGGTCTTGACGTTCAGATTGTACAGCCTGGTGCTGCCGGGTCCGACACGATGGTCACTTCCGGTGAAGCCCAATTCGGCATCAGTGCCCAAGAGGCGCTGACCCTGGCTCGTCTGCAGGATGTGCCGCTGGTATCAATTGCTGCAATCATTCAGCATAACACCTCCGGCTTCGCGGCTCCGAAGGACCGCAATATTAAGACGCCGAAGGATTTTGAAGGTAAAACGTACGGAGGCTGGGGCTCCCCTGCGGAGCAGGCTGCCATGAAAGCCATCATGGACCCCGAAGGCGGGGATGTCTCCAAGGTGAAGCTGGTGAATATCGGCGAAGCGGACTTTTTCACAGCCGTGAAGCGGGATATTGACTTCGCCTGGATCTTCTACGCCTGGACCGGGGTGGAAGCTGAGCTGCGCGGGGAGCCACTGGATATGCTGTATCTGAAGGATTACGCTCCGCAGCTGGATTACTACACCCCGGTACTGACGACCAGCGAGAAGGAGATCGCCGAGCATCCTGAAGTGGTGAAGGCATTCCTGAAGGCTACGTCAAAAGGCTATCAGTACGCCATCGACCACCCGGAAGAAGCCGCGACGGTCTTGTCCGATGCTGTACCTGATCTGGACCCCAAGCTGGTGCTGGCCAGCCAGAAATGGCTTAGCCCGAAATACAAGGAAGACGCCCCGCGCTGGGGTGAGCAGAAGCTTGAGATCTGGAAGAATTACGCCGACTGGATGTACGGCCTGAAGCTGCTGGATAAGCCGCTGGATGCGGAGAGTACGTTTACGAATGAATTTTTGCCGGAATCATAA